One genomic segment of Coffea arabica cultivar ET-39 chromosome 6e, Coffea Arabica ET-39 HiFi, whole genome shotgun sequence includes these proteins:
- the LOC113692629 gene encoding uncharacterized protein isoform X1, with amino-acid sequence MASKSLPPRRTLKKTTSCESVPSKCASTLKPSLSASSHDSLDNPPLLSAGAAIATSSPGLHLNDANPKLEKSSTSASSRSNLDAEPQGEVLAMSSAKKIAVEDKAQESNRANSVSSVAGISSCSKADEEGGVVGSCGDEMRGDAGTGREGKGGNEASEVDEAAMGADEVRKEGESRTRKVKKKVRIVKKIVKRRVPKRVVKGGVVNEEVGGVQNVGNWNERNEVTGCEKLDPLATASTDTENSKLDENVGLEVENENLKEMQLQPTKSIKTSPNIEKEIKPMDNVGNSSKNELGITEVEMIDLGETLSVQTETYKADASVASEVKSEDLKEVKVEAIDCINKTSPSFKSSVKGEDEEELCVSSGKHVSEVLVAGQNAGKESQGIQGEFKNQDVKFVKMESGGLVADLNTGFVKERQGEGEELVSELVENNDVGLNGGVASSLETEALGGEGGEVVKEVVENNDVGLNGGVPLSEEMEALERKKRRRTEVFLGGLDKDTREEDIRKVFEQVGQVTEVRLVMNGNTGKNKGFAFLRFASAADAKKALEKYSAIKICGKQCGVRPVAGNDTIYLGNINKMWNNEDVVKLLKDARIEKIDKVTVMTDPSNFEQNRGFAFIEFETSKDAQIALSKLQKHDVFINQMKMKVAWAQPLVEPKEEDMLKVKSIYAEYLPSSWDEEKVMGFFRRFGEIESISLAKNLPSSKRKDFAFVNYAMREAALACVQAFSRGQLDDEGSELRVKVSLAKPNLKGMQKKHVSGTTGKELNEKRKASESIIKVREPRKKGKPATSNLEGTRVNRTASATDELLQLLRQQALAGQRQRASAGSSNLNYQYALPGGEGPLSALGSRLLPSDPRGFPHTYMDTPHLSRSPSAVSHRVGLVSLPYSQQPWTRHILEPETSYGFEDNPHVVMRQQANYFGHSGMYRRY; translated from the exons ATGGCTTCCAAATCTTTGCCACCCCGGCGAACCCTTAAGAAGACCACCTCTTGTGAAAGCGTCCCCTCCAAATGCGCGTCAACCCTTAAACCTTCTCTCTCAGCTTCGTCCCATGACTCCCTTGATAATCCTCCGCTTCTCTCCGCCGGCGCCGCCATTGCCACATCATCCCCAGGATTACATCTAAACGACGCCAACCCgaaactagaaaaatcatcgaCCTCGGCAAGCTCTCGTTCTAATTTAGATGCGGAACCCCAGGGAGAAGTGTTGGCTATGTCGTCGGCAAAAAAAATTGCTGTCGAAGATAAAGCTCAGGAGAGCAATAGAGCGAATTCAGTCTCTTCGGTGGCCGGGATAAGCAGTTGTAGTAAGGCTGATGAGGAAGGAGGGGTAGTTGGAAGTTGTGGGGATGAAATGAGGGGTGACGCTGGAACTGGAAGAGAAGGGAAAGGTGGAAATGAAGCCTCTGAGGTTGACGAGGCGGCAATGGGAGCTGATGAGGTAAGGAAGGAGGGCGAAAGTAGGACTAGGAAAGTGAAGAAGAAAGTGAGGATTGTGAAGAAGATCGTGAAGAGGAGAGTGCCCAAAAGAGTTGTTAAGGGTGGTGTGGTGAATGAGGAAGTCGGGGGAGTGCAAAATGTCGGCAATTGGAACGAGCGAAATGAAGTTACGGGGTGTGAAAAGCTTGATCCTTTGGCCACTGCTTCTACGGACACAGAAAATTCTAAGCTTGATGAGAATGTTGGATTGGAAGTTGAGAATGAAAACTTGAAAGAAATGCAACTGCAACCAACGAAAAGTATCAAGACTAGTCCTAATATTGAGAAGGAAATCAAACCAATGGATAATGTTGGCAATTCGAGCAAGAATGAGTTGGGAATAACGGAGGTGGAAATGATTGATCTTGGTGAAACTCTCTCTGTGCAGACTGAGACGTATAAAGCTGATGCTTCTGTTGCATCGGAAGTTAAGAGTGAGGACTTGAAAGAAGTAAAAGTGGAAGCAATTGACTGTATCAACAAGACTAGTCCTTCTTTTAAGAGTAGTGTAAAAGGTGAAGATGAGGAGGAGTTATGCGTTTCTAGTGGCAAACACGTATCAGAAGTTTTGGTTGCTGGCCAAAATGCTGGAAAGGAAAGTCAAGGGATTCAAGGCGAGTTTAAAAATCAGGAtgtaaaatttgtcaaaatggAAAGTGGAGGCTTGGTCGCGGACCTGAACACAGGGTTTGTCAAAGAGAGacagggagagggagaagagctGGTTTCGGAACTGGTCGAGAACAATGATGTTGGGTTGAATGGAGGAGTTGCATCAAGTTTGGAAACGGAGGCATTAGGGGGAGAGGGTGGGGAGGTAGTGAAGGAAGTAGTTGAAAACAATGATGTTGGGTTGAATGGAGGAGTACCATTGAGCGAGGAAATGGAGGCCTTGGAGCGGAAGAAGAGGCGTAGAACTGAAGTTTTTCTTGGTGGGTTGGACAAGGATACGAGGGAGGAGGATATTAGGAAAGTATTTGAACAGGTTGGTCAGGTTACAGAAGTGAGGCTGGTGATGAATGGTAATACGGGAAAAAACAAGGGCTTTGCTTTCTTACGCTTTGCTTCAGCTGCTGATGCCAAGAAGGCTTTGGAAAAATATTCTGCAATCAAA ATTTGTGGGAAGCAGTGCGGTGTACGACCTGTAGCGGGGAATGACACAATATATCTTGGGAATATCAACAAGATGTGGAATAATGAAGAT GTGGTTAAACTGTTGAAGGATGCCAGGATTGAGAAAATTGACAAAGTTACAGTTATGACTGATCCCAGTAACTTTGAGCAAAATCGTGGCTTTGCATTTATTGAATTTGAGACCAGTAAAGATGCTCAAATTGCTTTAAGTAAACTCCAAAAGCAtgatgtttttattaatcagATGAAGATGAAAGTTGCATGGGCACAACCTTTAGTAGagccaaaagaagaagacaTGCTAAAG gtgaaatcaatTTATGCTGAATATCTGCCATCCTCGTGGGATGAAGAGAAAGTCATGGGCTTCTTCAGAAGATTTGGTGAAATTGAGAGCATTTCTCTTGCTAAGAATCTCCCTTCCTCTAAGAGGAAAGATTTTGCATTTGTCAATTATGCAATGCGGGAGGCTGCTCTTGCATGTGTTCAGGCATTTAGCCGTGGGCAATTGGATGATGAAGGCTCTGAG TTAAGGGTGAAAGTATCTCTTGCAAAACCCAATCTGAAAGGCATGCAAAAGAAGCACGTCTCTGGTACAACTGGCAAGGAGCTTAATGAAAAGCGAAAGGCTTCTGAAT CCATCATAAAAGTTCGTGAaccaagaaaaaagggaaaacctGCCACCAGTAATCTTGAAGGTACTAGAGTTAATAGGACTGCTTCTGCTACTGATGAACTGTTACAGCTCCTAAGACAGCAAGCCTTAGCAGGACAGAGACAACGAG CTTCTGCAGGATCGTCTAACCTGAATTATCAGTATGCTCTTCCTGGAGGCGAGGGACCACTTTCTGCTTTG GGAAGTCGCCTCCTTCCTTCAGATCCCAGAGGGTTCCCTCACACATATATGGACACTCCTCATTTGTCTAGAAGTCCAAG TGCTGTTTCCCATCGTGTTGGTTTGGTATCTTTGCCGTACTCCCAGCAGCCATGGACCCGTCATATACTTG AACCAGAAACATCCTATGGGTTTGAAGATAATCCTCATGTCGTG ATGAGGCAACAAGCTAACTACTTTGGGCATAGTGGCATGTACAGAAGAT ATTGA
- the LOC113692629 gene encoding uncharacterized protein isoform X2 — MASKSLPPRRTLKKTTSCESVPSKCASTLKPSLSASSHDSLDNPPLLSAGAAIATSSPGLHLNDANPKLEKSSTSASSRSNLDAEPQGEVLAMSSAKKIAVEDKAQESNRANSVSSVAGISSCSKADEEGGVVGSCGDEMRGDAGTGREGKGGNEASEVDEAAMGADEVRKEGESRTRKVKKKVRIVKKIVKRRVPKRVVKGGVVNEEVGGVQNVGNWNERNEVTGCEKLDPLATASTDTENSKLDENVGLEVENENLKEMQLQPTKSIKTSPNIEKEIKPMDNVGNSSKNELGITEVEMIDLGETLSVQTETYKADASVASEVKSEDLKEVKVEAIDCINKTSPSFKSSVKGEDEEELCVSSGKHVSEVLVAGQNAGKESQGIQGEFKNQDVKFVKMESGGLVADLNTGFVKERQGEGEELVSELVENNDVGLNGGVASSLETEALGGEGGEVVKEVVENNDVGLNGGVPLSEEMEALERKKRRRTEVFLGGLDKDTREEDIRKVFEQVGQVTEVRLVMNGNTGKNKGFAFLRFASAADAKKALEKYSAIKICGKQCGVRPVAGNDTIYLGNINKMWNNEDVVKLLKDARIEKIDKVTVMTDPSNFEQNRGFAFIEFETSKDAQIALSKLQKHDVFINQMKMKVAWAQPLVEPKEEDMLKVKSIYAEYLPSSWDEEKVMGFFRRFGEIESISLAKNLPSSKRKDFAFVNYAMREAALACVQAFSRGQLDDEGSELRVKVSLAKPNLKGMQKKHVSGTTGKELNEKRKASESIIKVREPRKKGKPATSNLEGTRVNRTASATDELLQLLRQQALAGQRQRASAGSSNLNYQYALPGGEGPLSALGSRLLPSDPRGFPHTYMDTPHLSRSPSAVSHRVGLVSLPYSQQPWTRHILEPETSYGFEDNPHVVIEGGIYEVNLMVVCW; from the exons ATGGCTTCCAAATCTTTGCCACCCCGGCGAACCCTTAAGAAGACCACCTCTTGTGAAAGCGTCCCCTCCAAATGCGCGTCAACCCTTAAACCTTCTCTCTCAGCTTCGTCCCATGACTCCCTTGATAATCCTCCGCTTCTCTCCGCCGGCGCCGCCATTGCCACATCATCCCCAGGATTACATCTAAACGACGCCAACCCgaaactagaaaaatcatcgaCCTCGGCAAGCTCTCGTTCTAATTTAGATGCGGAACCCCAGGGAGAAGTGTTGGCTATGTCGTCGGCAAAAAAAATTGCTGTCGAAGATAAAGCTCAGGAGAGCAATAGAGCGAATTCAGTCTCTTCGGTGGCCGGGATAAGCAGTTGTAGTAAGGCTGATGAGGAAGGAGGGGTAGTTGGAAGTTGTGGGGATGAAATGAGGGGTGACGCTGGAACTGGAAGAGAAGGGAAAGGTGGAAATGAAGCCTCTGAGGTTGACGAGGCGGCAATGGGAGCTGATGAGGTAAGGAAGGAGGGCGAAAGTAGGACTAGGAAAGTGAAGAAGAAAGTGAGGATTGTGAAGAAGATCGTGAAGAGGAGAGTGCCCAAAAGAGTTGTTAAGGGTGGTGTGGTGAATGAGGAAGTCGGGGGAGTGCAAAATGTCGGCAATTGGAACGAGCGAAATGAAGTTACGGGGTGTGAAAAGCTTGATCCTTTGGCCACTGCTTCTACGGACACAGAAAATTCTAAGCTTGATGAGAATGTTGGATTGGAAGTTGAGAATGAAAACTTGAAAGAAATGCAACTGCAACCAACGAAAAGTATCAAGACTAGTCCTAATATTGAGAAGGAAATCAAACCAATGGATAATGTTGGCAATTCGAGCAAGAATGAGTTGGGAATAACGGAGGTGGAAATGATTGATCTTGGTGAAACTCTCTCTGTGCAGACTGAGACGTATAAAGCTGATGCTTCTGTTGCATCGGAAGTTAAGAGTGAGGACTTGAAAGAAGTAAAAGTGGAAGCAATTGACTGTATCAACAAGACTAGTCCTTCTTTTAAGAGTAGTGTAAAAGGTGAAGATGAGGAGGAGTTATGCGTTTCTAGTGGCAAACACGTATCAGAAGTTTTGGTTGCTGGCCAAAATGCTGGAAAGGAAAGTCAAGGGATTCAAGGCGAGTTTAAAAATCAGGAtgtaaaatttgtcaaaatggAAAGTGGAGGCTTGGTCGCGGACCTGAACACAGGGTTTGTCAAAGAGAGacagggagagggagaagagctGGTTTCGGAACTGGTCGAGAACAATGATGTTGGGTTGAATGGAGGAGTTGCATCAAGTTTGGAAACGGAGGCATTAGGGGGAGAGGGTGGGGAGGTAGTGAAGGAAGTAGTTGAAAACAATGATGTTGGGTTGAATGGAGGAGTACCATTGAGCGAGGAAATGGAGGCCTTGGAGCGGAAGAAGAGGCGTAGAACTGAAGTTTTTCTTGGTGGGTTGGACAAGGATACGAGGGAGGAGGATATTAGGAAAGTATTTGAACAGGTTGGTCAGGTTACAGAAGTGAGGCTGGTGATGAATGGTAATACGGGAAAAAACAAGGGCTTTGCTTTCTTACGCTTTGCTTCAGCTGCTGATGCCAAGAAGGCTTTGGAAAAATATTCTGCAATCAAA ATTTGTGGGAAGCAGTGCGGTGTACGACCTGTAGCGGGGAATGACACAATATATCTTGGGAATATCAACAAGATGTGGAATAATGAAGAT GTGGTTAAACTGTTGAAGGATGCCAGGATTGAGAAAATTGACAAAGTTACAGTTATGACTGATCCCAGTAACTTTGAGCAAAATCGTGGCTTTGCATTTATTGAATTTGAGACCAGTAAAGATGCTCAAATTGCTTTAAGTAAACTCCAAAAGCAtgatgtttttattaatcagATGAAGATGAAAGTTGCATGGGCACAACCTTTAGTAGagccaaaagaagaagacaTGCTAAAG gtgaaatcaatTTATGCTGAATATCTGCCATCCTCGTGGGATGAAGAGAAAGTCATGGGCTTCTTCAGAAGATTTGGTGAAATTGAGAGCATTTCTCTTGCTAAGAATCTCCCTTCCTCTAAGAGGAAAGATTTTGCATTTGTCAATTATGCAATGCGGGAGGCTGCTCTTGCATGTGTTCAGGCATTTAGCCGTGGGCAATTGGATGATGAAGGCTCTGAG TTAAGGGTGAAAGTATCTCTTGCAAAACCCAATCTGAAAGGCATGCAAAAGAAGCACGTCTCTGGTACAACTGGCAAGGAGCTTAATGAAAAGCGAAAGGCTTCTGAAT CCATCATAAAAGTTCGTGAaccaagaaaaaagggaaaacctGCCACCAGTAATCTTGAAGGTACTAGAGTTAATAGGACTGCTTCTGCTACTGATGAACTGTTACAGCTCCTAAGACAGCAAGCCTTAGCAGGACAGAGACAACGAG CTTCTGCAGGATCGTCTAACCTGAATTATCAGTATGCTCTTCCTGGAGGCGAGGGACCACTTTCTGCTTTG GGAAGTCGCCTCCTTCCTTCAGATCCCAGAGGGTTCCCTCACACATATATGGACACTCCTCATTTGTCTAGAAGTCCAAG TGCTGTTTCCCATCGTGTTGGTTTGGTATCTTTGCCGTACTCCCAGCAGCCATGGACCCGTCATATACTTG AACCAGAAACATCCTATGGGTTTGAAGATAATCCTCATGTCGTG ATTGAAGGAGGTATTTATGAGGTAAATCTGATGGTGGTCTGCTGGTAA
- the LOC113692629 gene encoding uncharacterized protein isoform X3, with protein MASKSLPPRRTLKKTTSCESVPSKCASTLKPSLSASSHDSLDNPPLLSAGAAIATSSPGLHLNDANPKLEKSSTSASSRSNLDAEPQGEVLAMSSAKKIAVEDKAQESNRANSVSSVAGISSCSKADEEGGVVGSCGDEMRGDAGTGREGKGGNEASEVDEAAMGADEVRKEGESRTRKVKKKVRIVKKIVKRRVPKRVVKGGVVNEEVGGVQNVGNWNERNEVTGCEKLDPLATASTDTENSKLDENVGLEVENENLKEMQLQPTKSIKTSPNIEKEIKPMDNVGNSSKNELGITEVEMIDLGETLSVQTETYKADASVASEVKSEDLKEVKVEAIDCINKTSPSFKSSVKGEDEEELCVSSGKHVSEVLVAGQNAGKESQGIQGEFKNQDVKFVKMESGGLVADLNTGFVKERQGEGEELVSELVENNDVGLNGGVASSLETEALGGEGGEVVKEVVENNDVGLNGGVPLSEEMEALERKKRRRTEVFLGGLDKDTREEDIRKVFEQVGQVTEVRLVMNGNTGKNKGFAFLRFASAADAKKALEKYSAIKICGKQCGVRPVAGNDTIYLGNINKMWNNEDVVKLLKDARIEKIDKVTVMTDPSNFEQNRGFAFIEFETSKDAQIALSKLQKHDVFINQMKMKVAWAQPLVEPKEEDMLKVKSIYAEYLPSSWDEEKVMGFFRRFGEIESISLAKNLPSSKRKDFAFVNYAMREAALACVQAFSRGQLDDEGSELRVKVSLAKPNLKGMQKKHVSGTTGKELNEKRKASESIIKVREPRKKGKPATSNLEGTRVNRTASATDELLQLLRQQALAGQRQRGSSNLNYQYALPGGEGPLSALGSRLLPSDPRGFPHTYMDTPHLSRSPSAVSHRVGLVSLPYSQQPWTRHILEPETSYGFEDNPHVVMRQQANYFGHSGMYRRY; from the exons ATGGCTTCCAAATCTTTGCCACCCCGGCGAACCCTTAAGAAGACCACCTCTTGTGAAAGCGTCCCCTCCAAATGCGCGTCAACCCTTAAACCTTCTCTCTCAGCTTCGTCCCATGACTCCCTTGATAATCCTCCGCTTCTCTCCGCCGGCGCCGCCATTGCCACATCATCCCCAGGATTACATCTAAACGACGCCAACCCgaaactagaaaaatcatcgaCCTCGGCAAGCTCTCGTTCTAATTTAGATGCGGAACCCCAGGGAGAAGTGTTGGCTATGTCGTCGGCAAAAAAAATTGCTGTCGAAGATAAAGCTCAGGAGAGCAATAGAGCGAATTCAGTCTCTTCGGTGGCCGGGATAAGCAGTTGTAGTAAGGCTGATGAGGAAGGAGGGGTAGTTGGAAGTTGTGGGGATGAAATGAGGGGTGACGCTGGAACTGGAAGAGAAGGGAAAGGTGGAAATGAAGCCTCTGAGGTTGACGAGGCGGCAATGGGAGCTGATGAGGTAAGGAAGGAGGGCGAAAGTAGGACTAGGAAAGTGAAGAAGAAAGTGAGGATTGTGAAGAAGATCGTGAAGAGGAGAGTGCCCAAAAGAGTTGTTAAGGGTGGTGTGGTGAATGAGGAAGTCGGGGGAGTGCAAAATGTCGGCAATTGGAACGAGCGAAATGAAGTTACGGGGTGTGAAAAGCTTGATCCTTTGGCCACTGCTTCTACGGACACAGAAAATTCTAAGCTTGATGAGAATGTTGGATTGGAAGTTGAGAATGAAAACTTGAAAGAAATGCAACTGCAACCAACGAAAAGTATCAAGACTAGTCCTAATATTGAGAAGGAAATCAAACCAATGGATAATGTTGGCAATTCGAGCAAGAATGAGTTGGGAATAACGGAGGTGGAAATGATTGATCTTGGTGAAACTCTCTCTGTGCAGACTGAGACGTATAAAGCTGATGCTTCTGTTGCATCGGAAGTTAAGAGTGAGGACTTGAAAGAAGTAAAAGTGGAAGCAATTGACTGTATCAACAAGACTAGTCCTTCTTTTAAGAGTAGTGTAAAAGGTGAAGATGAGGAGGAGTTATGCGTTTCTAGTGGCAAACACGTATCAGAAGTTTTGGTTGCTGGCCAAAATGCTGGAAAGGAAAGTCAAGGGATTCAAGGCGAGTTTAAAAATCAGGAtgtaaaatttgtcaaaatggAAAGTGGAGGCTTGGTCGCGGACCTGAACACAGGGTTTGTCAAAGAGAGacagggagagggagaagagctGGTTTCGGAACTGGTCGAGAACAATGATGTTGGGTTGAATGGAGGAGTTGCATCAAGTTTGGAAACGGAGGCATTAGGGGGAGAGGGTGGGGAGGTAGTGAAGGAAGTAGTTGAAAACAATGATGTTGGGTTGAATGGAGGAGTACCATTGAGCGAGGAAATGGAGGCCTTGGAGCGGAAGAAGAGGCGTAGAACTGAAGTTTTTCTTGGTGGGTTGGACAAGGATACGAGGGAGGAGGATATTAGGAAAGTATTTGAACAGGTTGGTCAGGTTACAGAAGTGAGGCTGGTGATGAATGGTAATACGGGAAAAAACAAGGGCTTTGCTTTCTTACGCTTTGCTTCAGCTGCTGATGCCAAGAAGGCTTTGGAAAAATATTCTGCAATCAAA ATTTGTGGGAAGCAGTGCGGTGTACGACCTGTAGCGGGGAATGACACAATATATCTTGGGAATATCAACAAGATGTGGAATAATGAAGAT GTGGTTAAACTGTTGAAGGATGCCAGGATTGAGAAAATTGACAAAGTTACAGTTATGACTGATCCCAGTAACTTTGAGCAAAATCGTGGCTTTGCATTTATTGAATTTGAGACCAGTAAAGATGCTCAAATTGCTTTAAGTAAACTCCAAAAGCAtgatgtttttattaatcagATGAAGATGAAAGTTGCATGGGCACAACCTTTAGTAGagccaaaagaagaagacaTGCTAAAG gtgaaatcaatTTATGCTGAATATCTGCCATCCTCGTGGGATGAAGAGAAAGTCATGGGCTTCTTCAGAAGATTTGGTGAAATTGAGAGCATTTCTCTTGCTAAGAATCTCCCTTCCTCTAAGAGGAAAGATTTTGCATTTGTCAATTATGCAATGCGGGAGGCTGCTCTTGCATGTGTTCAGGCATTTAGCCGTGGGCAATTGGATGATGAAGGCTCTGAG TTAAGGGTGAAAGTATCTCTTGCAAAACCCAATCTGAAAGGCATGCAAAAGAAGCACGTCTCTGGTACAACTGGCAAGGAGCTTAATGAAAAGCGAAAGGCTTCTGAAT CCATCATAAAAGTTCGTGAaccaagaaaaaagggaaaacctGCCACCAGTAATCTTGAAGGTACTAGAGTTAATAGGACTGCTTCTGCTACTGATGAACTGTTACAGCTCCTAAGACAGCAAGCCTTAGCAGGACAGAGACAACGAG GATCGTCTAACCTGAATTATCAGTATGCTCTTCCTGGAGGCGAGGGACCACTTTCTGCTTTG GGAAGTCGCCTCCTTCCTTCAGATCCCAGAGGGTTCCCTCACACATATATGGACACTCCTCATTTGTCTAGAAGTCCAAG TGCTGTTTCCCATCGTGTTGGTTTGGTATCTTTGCCGTACTCCCAGCAGCCATGGACCCGTCATATACTTG AACCAGAAACATCCTATGGGTTTGAAGATAATCCTCATGTCGTG ATGAGGCAACAAGCTAACTACTTTGGGCATAGTGGCATGTACAGAAGAT ATTGA
- the LOC113692629 gene encoding uncharacterized protein isoform X4: MASKSLPPRRTLKKTTSCESVPSKCASTLKPSLSASSHDSLDNPPLLSAGAAIATSSPGLHLNDANPKLEKSSTSASSRSNLDAEPQGEVLAMSSAKKIAVEDKAQESNRANSVSSVAGISSCSKADEEGGVVGSCGDEMRGDAGTGREGKGGNEASEVDEAAMGADEVRKEGESRTRKVKKKVRIVKKIVKRRVPKRVVKGGVVNEEVGGVQNVGNWNERNEVTGCEKLDPLATASTDTENSKLDENVGLEVENENLKEMQLQPTKSIKTSPNIEKEIKPMDNVGNSSKNELGITEVEMIDLGETLSVQTETYKADASVASEVKSEDLKEVKVEAIDCINKTSPSFKSSVKGEDEEELCVSSGKHVSEVLVAGQNAGKESQGIQGEFKNQDVKFVKMESGGLVADLNTGFVKERQGEGEELVSELVENNDVGLNGGVASSLETEALGGEGGEVVKEVVENNDVGLNGGVPLSEEMEALERKKRRRTEVFLGGLDKDTREEDIRKVFEQVGQVTEVRLVMNGNTGKNKGFAFLRFASAADAKKALEKYSAIKICGKQCGVRPVAGNDTIYLGNINKMWNNEDVVKLLKDARIEKIDKVTVMTDPSNFEQNRGFAFIEFETSKDAQIALSKLQKHDVFINQMKMKVAWAQPLVEPKEEDMLKVKSIYAEYLPSSWDEEKVMGFFRRFGEIESISLAKNLPSSKRKDFAFVNYAMREAALACVQAFSRGQLDDEGSELRVKVSLAKPNLKGMQKKHVSGTTGKELNEKRKASESIIKVREPRKKGKPATSNLEGTRVNRTASATDELLQLLRQQALAGQRQRGSSNLNYQYALPGGEGPLSALGSRLLPSDPRGFPHTYMDTPHLSRSPSAVSHRVGLVSLPYSQQPWTRHILEPETSYGFEDNPHVVIEGGIYEVNLMVVCW; encoded by the exons ATGGCTTCCAAATCTTTGCCACCCCGGCGAACCCTTAAGAAGACCACCTCTTGTGAAAGCGTCCCCTCCAAATGCGCGTCAACCCTTAAACCTTCTCTCTCAGCTTCGTCCCATGACTCCCTTGATAATCCTCCGCTTCTCTCCGCCGGCGCCGCCATTGCCACATCATCCCCAGGATTACATCTAAACGACGCCAACCCgaaactagaaaaatcatcgaCCTCGGCAAGCTCTCGTTCTAATTTAGATGCGGAACCCCAGGGAGAAGTGTTGGCTATGTCGTCGGCAAAAAAAATTGCTGTCGAAGATAAAGCTCAGGAGAGCAATAGAGCGAATTCAGTCTCTTCGGTGGCCGGGATAAGCAGTTGTAGTAAGGCTGATGAGGAAGGAGGGGTAGTTGGAAGTTGTGGGGATGAAATGAGGGGTGACGCTGGAACTGGAAGAGAAGGGAAAGGTGGAAATGAAGCCTCTGAGGTTGACGAGGCGGCAATGGGAGCTGATGAGGTAAGGAAGGAGGGCGAAAGTAGGACTAGGAAAGTGAAGAAGAAAGTGAGGATTGTGAAGAAGATCGTGAAGAGGAGAGTGCCCAAAAGAGTTGTTAAGGGTGGTGTGGTGAATGAGGAAGTCGGGGGAGTGCAAAATGTCGGCAATTGGAACGAGCGAAATGAAGTTACGGGGTGTGAAAAGCTTGATCCTTTGGCCACTGCTTCTACGGACACAGAAAATTCTAAGCTTGATGAGAATGTTGGATTGGAAGTTGAGAATGAAAACTTGAAAGAAATGCAACTGCAACCAACGAAAAGTATCAAGACTAGTCCTAATATTGAGAAGGAAATCAAACCAATGGATAATGTTGGCAATTCGAGCAAGAATGAGTTGGGAATAACGGAGGTGGAAATGATTGATCTTGGTGAAACTCTCTCTGTGCAGACTGAGACGTATAAAGCTGATGCTTCTGTTGCATCGGAAGTTAAGAGTGAGGACTTGAAAGAAGTAAAAGTGGAAGCAATTGACTGTATCAACAAGACTAGTCCTTCTTTTAAGAGTAGTGTAAAAGGTGAAGATGAGGAGGAGTTATGCGTTTCTAGTGGCAAACACGTATCAGAAGTTTTGGTTGCTGGCCAAAATGCTGGAAAGGAAAGTCAAGGGATTCAAGGCGAGTTTAAAAATCAGGAtgtaaaatttgtcaaaatggAAAGTGGAGGCTTGGTCGCGGACCTGAACACAGGGTTTGTCAAAGAGAGacagggagagggagaagagctGGTTTCGGAACTGGTCGAGAACAATGATGTTGGGTTGAATGGAGGAGTTGCATCAAGTTTGGAAACGGAGGCATTAGGGGGAGAGGGTGGGGAGGTAGTGAAGGAAGTAGTTGAAAACAATGATGTTGGGTTGAATGGAGGAGTACCATTGAGCGAGGAAATGGAGGCCTTGGAGCGGAAGAAGAGGCGTAGAACTGAAGTTTTTCTTGGTGGGTTGGACAAGGATACGAGGGAGGAGGATATTAGGAAAGTATTTGAACAGGTTGGTCAGGTTACAGAAGTGAGGCTGGTGATGAATGGTAATACGGGAAAAAACAAGGGCTTTGCTTTCTTACGCTTTGCTTCAGCTGCTGATGCCAAGAAGGCTTTGGAAAAATATTCTGCAATCAAA ATTTGTGGGAAGCAGTGCGGTGTACGACCTGTAGCGGGGAATGACACAATATATCTTGGGAATATCAACAAGATGTGGAATAATGAAGAT GTGGTTAAACTGTTGAAGGATGCCAGGATTGAGAAAATTGACAAAGTTACAGTTATGACTGATCCCAGTAACTTTGAGCAAAATCGTGGCTTTGCATTTATTGAATTTGAGACCAGTAAAGATGCTCAAATTGCTTTAAGTAAACTCCAAAAGCAtgatgtttttattaatcagATGAAGATGAAAGTTGCATGGGCACAACCTTTAGTAGagccaaaagaagaagacaTGCTAAAG gtgaaatcaatTTATGCTGAATATCTGCCATCCTCGTGGGATGAAGAGAAAGTCATGGGCTTCTTCAGAAGATTTGGTGAAATTGAGAGCATTTCTCTTGCTAAGAATCTCCCTTCCTCTAAGAGGAAAGATTTTGCATTTGTCAATTATGCAATGCGGGAGGCTGCTCTTGCATGTGTTCAGGCATTTAGCCGTGGGCAATTGGATGATGAAGGCTCTGAG TTAAGGGTGAAAGTATCTCTTGCAAAACCCAATCTGAAAGGCATGCAAAAGAAGCACGTCTCTGGTACAACTGGCAAGGAGCTTAATGAAAAGCGAAAGGCTTCTGAAT CCATCATAAAAGTTCGTGAaccaagaaaaaagggaaaacctGCCACCAGTAATCTTGAAGGTACTAGAGTTAATAGGACTGCTTCTGCTACTGATGAACTGTTACAGCTCCTAAGACAGCAAGCCTTAGCAGGACAGAGACAACGAG GATCGTCTAACCTGAATTATCAGTATGCTCTTCCTGGAGGCGAGGGACCACTTTCTGCTTTG GGAAGTCGCCTCCTTCCTTCAGATCCCAGAGGGTTCCCTCACACATATATGGACACTCCTCATTTGTCTAGAAGTCCAAG TGCTGTTTCCCATCGTGTTGGTTTGGTATCTTTGCCGTACTCCCAGCAGCCATGGACCCGTCATATACTTG AACCAGAAACATCCTATGGGTTTGAAGATAATCCTCATGTCGTG ATTGAAGGAGGTATTTATGAGGTAAATCTGATGGTGGTCTGCTGGTAA